In the genome of Roseofilum reptotaenium CS-1145, the window GTGCCGATCCCGTAGCCTATTTCAGTCAAAACCAGGGTGCAAATGCCGTGATGGGCAAAGCAGAATACCAACATCAATGGAACGGAACTACCTGGTACTTTGTCAGTGCTGAAAACCGCGATAAATTTGCTGCGAACCCCACCCAATACGCTCCTCAATATGGGGGATACTGCGCCAAAGCGGTGAGTGGAGGATACACTGCTCCAGTCGATCCCAACGCTTGGGCAATCCATGAAGGGAAATTGTACCTGAATTATAGTAAAGGCGTACAAGCCCAATGGAGTCGGGATATACCTGGCAATATTGCTAAAGCGAATCGCAATTGGCCTAGTGTTCTCAACCGATAAATTATAGTGCTGGTAATGGGTAATGGGTCATTGTTATAGCCGGTCTCTTTTGCGTGAAGTATAGAAGTATAGCCCTCACCCCTGTAATATCCATAGACTTAAGTAAGTGTAGTATTTTTAGCCATTATAGCTTAGTCTCAGCCCACATAATCAGGTTCTTTCTGGTTTTTGCTTAATCTTTTGTTACCAAACTTTCTAGAAAACCCGTTTTTTTCTGGTGGCATACTCCATGAAGTGAGCGTTAGCCTATGAATGCATTTAGTTCCTAACTACCAAAAGATCATGGATTTACGAGGATTAGTTCAGAGTCTAGCCAACGATCTTCTAGGCGATCAAAAGATATCTGAGGAACACTTTGAAGAAATTTACGATATCATTCAGGACAAGGTAGATAATGAACCTCCTCCTCGTTTCGCTTTTATTGGGGAATGTGGAGTGGGCAAGTCCTCTACACTCAATGCACTTTTCAATGCAGGTTTTGAGGTAAGCCATACTGAAGCCTGTACACAACAAGTTCGAGGGATCGAAGTCTCATTTGATGAAGTTGAAGGAGCCAATGGAGCATTAGTTGCTTACGATATGCCCGGACTGGGTGAAAGTCAACTGAAGCAACGAGAACATATTCAGCTTTACGAAAGAGTCCTAAAAGATGTTGATGTTGCTTTGTGGATTTTAGATGCTCAAAATCGGGCAATTGCTTCTGTGCAGCGTTATCTGGAAACAGAGTTACAAACAATCGATCCTAGATTATTGGATCGTATGGTGATCGCCCTGAATAAAATCGAATTAGTATATCCAGGTGAATCCGCTTGGCATCCTTTAGCCAATTTACCGAGTGAAGAGCAAGAAGCAAATATTAAGGGGAGAATTAGGGATGTTAAACGTAAAATTCATGAAGTTCTTCCTGGATGGAAAGGAAAAGTTATCGGATATTCAGCACACAAGCGTTACAACTTGCCTCATCTTTTTGATGCCATGATGGATGCTGTTCCAAACAAAAGAAAATGGGTGGTTGCATCTCGAAAAGCACTCGCTGATTTCCTAGAATTGGTCGATCCTCAGTTACTCCCTCCGGAGAAGAGACGGCAATAAGGAAGTTTCCAACAGATCCAGCCATCTAAAATGTCGCAAATTGTTCAGAATATGCCTCCCGAACAGTTAGCTCAATTAGCTGGAGACAAAACAGCCTTCTTGAGATGGCTGCAAAAACAAGGGCTGTAATCTAAAAATCAGGAGCTTAAAAAATGAAAGAAGTACCTAACGAAAGCTATATCCCTAGTCAAGATTTAGAAAAAATCAGGAGTAGATTAATCAACCACATTTCATCTATGAGTGAAGCAGATTTAAGAATTGCTGCTAAATCAGAGGCCGACTTAAGAGCATATGTCATGGATTTATTCAAAGATGTTGCAAAATTATTTGGCTATGTTGTGGGAGCAGTAATTGGTTTTGGTAGAGATTTGGCACAATCTATTAGTCGTGGGTGGAAGGAAGGTTTGGACGCTGGATTAGGCTAAACTCTATCTTCATTATTTCAGTACCTCTATGTACATTTTTATGTATGTAGAGGTCAATTTTTTGAGTTTGAGAAAAAAGGATTATGAGTGAATGGATACCTTTTCTTTTTCCGAAATGTCCACGTTGTCAAAAACAATGGGGAAAAAATTATCATAGGAATTGCATTTTCAACGGTCAATTATTAGTTGAACCCTACAGTAGACAGGTTAAATGTCAAAGTTGTAGTACACAATGGTATATTCTGAATAGTAAATTCTACTGTTCTTGTGGATACGAATTTTATCCATCAGAAGTAGAAGAGTCCCTTTCGACAACCCAGCTCTTAAGACAACGGTTGCTTGAAAAGCTTAAGGAGATGGATCTGTATGAAAGCGATATCGCTACGAAATCAAAAAGCTCTTTTCAACAATGGTCTTATAACCTGAGCTATACAATTGCAAAAGCTGTGGGTAGAACGGTAACTGAAGTACAAAATTTTCTTAAGTCGTTCTTTAATAAATAATACTCACTTGTAAGAATGATGTTTGCGATCGCTAGCAAACTCTACGCAAGCTGTGATATCTGCCTCTGTCAGTTCCGGGAAATCATCCATAATCTCAGCCATAGATCTGTATGAGTTTTACCACTTCCATAGCAAATGTTCATGCTTTCTCTGTCTAAAACTCATCGGGCAGAAGTTCGATCGCTTCCTAACCAAGTTCCAGGTTAAACAACATGCTAGACTAACGCCTGTGTCATAATTGAGGAAACCAAGATTTACCCAACTAACGAACAAGCTCAAGGCTGTCTGCGAGTATGTCAAATGTTATCCAATGGATATCGGGATATTCATTTATTTCGATATAACCCCCAAAAAAGATATGTGTATATTTTAGCAGGTCAAACCTTAGAAATTATAGTTGCTAGCAATGGAGAGTGGAGGTTTATTAATGAAATCGAAATTTGATGAAATGTCGATTAAAGAGTTAAGAACCTATGTTTTAGACCATCGTGATGATATGGAGGCATTAGACACTTTAGTGAGTCGTCGTAGTCCTGACTCCGAAGCAACTTGGTATCCTGCACCCTTAACACCGGAAACGATTAAAATTACAGAAGAAGCGATTAAAAAACGCATCAAAGAAGTGGATAATCACAAGAAGCAGAGTTAATGGGAATTTGAAAATGTGGAATGTTCGCGATCGCCAGCAAACTCTAAGCAAGCACTGATATCTGCCTCTGTCAGTTCCGGGAAATCATCCATAATCTCAGCCATAGACATCCCAGCAGCAAGCCAGCCAAGAACATCATAAACCGTAATTCGCATCTGACGAATACAGGGTTTTCCCCCACGTTGATCTGGCTCAATGGTAATGATGTCGCGATCGCTCATAATGTAAAGAGAAAGGTTTTATCTAGATATAATTCTAAGAGTAACTGAATATCCTTACAACGAGGGTAACCCTATGACAGTTCGCCAACGACGTTACAGCAAAGAAGAGTTAGCTAGACGCGGGCAAAAACTCTATGAAGATGGTATTCGGCAGCAAGTCGAAGCTGGAAATGAAAGCAAAATTGTAGCCATTGACATCGAAACTGGAGATTTTGAAGTGGGTGAAACGCTTATCGCTGCAACCGATCCACTATTTGAACGTCATGCCGATCCTCAACCTTGGACAATTCGCATCGGACACCGTGCCGTTTACCATTTTGGTTCGCGGAGTCTGAAGCAGAGTCAATGATTTACGGAGTTGTAAATTGGCGGCGTGAAGCAACACTTCCCCTTGTGGTTGGGAACTCAACTGGGCAACGAGAAGTTATCGATACCGTTATTGATACTGGATTTGATGGCTTCCTGTCGTTACCCGATGAAACGATTATTCGTCTTGGGCTACCTTGGAGAACCTCCAGTACAGTAACCTTGGGTGATGGAAGCGAAACTATGTTTGATTTTTACACCGGAACTGTAATTTGGGATGGGCAATACCGCATGATCGACATTGCAGAGTCTGAGACAGAACCCCTGGTTGGAATGGGGATGCTTTATGGTTATCGATTGCAGGTTGATGCAGTTGAGGGTGGTAGAGTTAAAATTGAAGCCTTATAGCAGTGCGAAGCGCTGTAACGCATCCAAGAAGTGAATGGTGATGCTATGTCAGTTCAACTTCAAGAACAGCTTTCCCCTGCTGATGATCAAATCATTTTAGGACAATTGCCTGATCGCATTCGCGAAGCTTTAGTCGCTCGTGCTGTGGAAATAGAGTATCCAGTCGAAGCAGTGGTGGAAATGGCAATCGCCAGTTTCCTTGATAGGGAAGCATTAGGCTTTGCCAATTGTCAACCAGGTCGCCGGCAGTAGATAGTAATGGGGTGGCAAGGGGATAGAATAGGAAGATCGCCAAACCTGTTTATCTCTGGGAGAAACGATTGAACAGCCCCCATTCAACGCCCCCTATTCCCTCTAGAGCCTTTGATCTTATTGTGGTGGGTTCCGGAGCGGCGGGACTGTATGCCACCCTCTGTTTACCCGCACAGTATCGGATTTTGCTGGTGACGAAAGATAAACTTCGCACAGGTTCGAGTAAATGGGCCCAAGGAGGAATAGCGGCCGCGATCGCTGACGATGATTCGCCGGAATTGCATCTCGAAGATACATTACATGCAGGAGCAGGTTTGTGCGATCGCCAGGCGGTGGAATTTTTAGTGAATCATGCTCCAGAAGCGATCCATTCTTTACTGGAACTCGGTGTAGCATTCGATCGCAAAAATAATAAGCTCGCCACTACCCTAGAAGCCGCCCATTCTCGCTCCAGGGTTCTCCATTCCCAAGACACCACCGGGCGAGCAATTATTGATATTCTGACAGCAAGAGTCTCGGAGCGACCGAATATTCAAGTTCTCTCCCAAGCCTTTGCCCTCAGCTTATGGCAAGATGCACCAGGCGCGGCGATTCAAGGAATTAGTTTACTGTGGGAAAATCAAATTGTCTGGCTCGAGGCTAATGCGGTAATTTTAGCGACTGGAGGTGGGGGACAAATCTTCGCCCAAACGACTAACCCACCCGTGAGTACGGGGGATGGTGTGGCTCTAGCTTGGCGTGCAGGAGCTGTTTTAAGGGATTTAGAGTTTGTCCAATTCCATCCCACAGCCCTAAGTAAACCCGGAGCGCCCCATTTTCTGATTAGCGAAGCGGTGCGAGGCGAAGGGGCCCATTTAGTTGATGCCCAGGGGCACAGGTTTGCCTTTGATTATGACCCCAGAGGGGAATTAGCGCCCCGTGATGTGGTCAGTCGAGCAATTTTTAATCATTTGGAGAAAACAGCCCTCGATCCCGTCAGAGCGAATGTTTACCTGGATTTGCGGGCGATCGCCCCCGACAAAGTACGCTATCGTTTTCCCAATATCATCCAAAAGTGTCAGCAATGGGGAATTGATGTATTCGCAGAACCCATCCCGGTTGCCCCAGCAGCCCATTATTGGATGGGAGGAGTCGCGGTAGATTTGATGGCAGCGACTTCTGTACCGGGATTATATGCGATCGGGGAAACAGCGAGTACGGGAGTCCATGGGGCGAATCGTTTAGCGAGTAATTCCTTATTAGAATGTATCGTATTTGCTGCTCAGTTACACCAATTAGCCATAGAACCAGTTCGTGATGCGCCTCTTCCGACTCCAAGCGAGGAAGCGGTGAACTGGGAGGCAGACCAAGAATTTATCGAGTCAATTCGCCAACAATTACCAGGTCTCATGTGGCACAGTGCAGGGATTTCTCGCCAGCAGTCGATATTGGAAGAAGGGATAGCAATGGTGAGTGCTTGGCGCTCTCAAGTAAGAGAAAGTGCGATCGGCCAATATTTAAACCATTTATCCCCCAATAATACCGTGCAATTTACCTCTGAAGCAGCCGCAACTCAATTAAAATTAGCAGCAGAAACCCTAAACTTATTAGATATTGGCTATTGGATGCTTAAAAGTGCCGCTTTTCGCACGGAAAGTCGTGGCGGTCATTATCGCAATGATTATCCCCAACCCTCAGCAGATTGGCAAGTGCATACCCTGATTCAAGGCGAGCAAGTTTATCAACGGTAATGCCCTCTCCCTATATCCCTCTCCCATGGGAGAGAGACTTGCACACTTGAAATATTCTATGAGTTACAGTGAATAAGAACAGAATTTTAAGGAGTCTTTGATCAAGAAATACTGGATTTTTTTGGAAAAGCGGTGTCTGATTTATATCAGAAATGGGATTGTAAGTTGATTGATATT includes:
- a CDS encoding YHS domain-containing (seleno)protein → MRGADPVAYFSQNQGANAVMGKAEYQHQWNGTTWYFVSAENRDKFAANPTQYAPQYGGYCAKAVSGGYTAPVDPNAWAIHEGKLYLNYSKGVQAQWSRDIPGNIAKANRNWPSVLNR
- a CDS encoding GTPase family protein, with the translated sequence MHLVPNYQKIMDLRGLVQSLANDLLGDQKISEEHFEEIYDIIQDKVDNEPPPRFAFIGECGVGKSSTLNALFNAGFEVSHTEACTQQVRGIEVSFDEVEGANGALVAYDMPGLGESQLKQREHIQLYERVLKDVDVALWILDAQNRAIASVQRYLETELQTIDPRLLDRMVIALNKIELVYPGESAWHPLANLPSEEQEANIKGRIRDVKRKIHEVLPGWKGKVIGYSAHKRYNLPHLFDAMMDAVPNKRKWVVASRKALADFLELVDPQLLPPEKRRQ
- a CDS encoding DUF6888 family protein, giving the protein MYPTNEQAQGCLRVCQMLSNGYRDIHLFRYNPQKRYVYILAGQTLEIIVASNGEWRFINEIEI
- a CDS encoding DUF6887 family protein, whose product is MKSKFDEMSIKELRTYVLDHRDDMEALDTLVSRRSPDSEATWYPAPLTPETIKITEEAIKKRIKEVDNHKKQS
- a CDS encoding DUF433 domain-containing protein, with the translated sequence MSDRDIITIEPDQRGGKPCIRQMRITVYDVLGWLAAGMSMAEIMDDFPELTEADISACLEFAGDREHSTFSNSH
- a CDS encoding clan AA aspartic protease; its protein translation is MIYGVVNWRREATLPLVVGNSTGQREVIDTVIDTGFDGFLSLPDETIIRLGLPWRTSSTVTLGDGSETMFDFYTGTVIWDGQYRMIDIAESETEPLVGMGMLYGYRLQVDAVEGGRVKIEAL
- the nadB gene encoding L-aspartate oxidase translates to MNSPHSTPPIPSRAFDLIVVGSGAAGLYATLCLPAQYRILLVTKDKLRTGSSKWAQGGIAAAIADDDSPELHLEDTLHAGAGLCDRQAVEFLVNHAPEAIHSLLELGVAFDRKNNKLATTLEAAHSRSRVLHSQDTTGRAIIDILTARVSERPNIQVLSQAFALSLWQDAPGAAIQGISLLWENQIVWLEANAVILATGGGGQIFAQTTNPPVSTGDGVALAWRAGAVLRDLEFVQFHPTALSKPGAPHFLISEAVRGEGAHLVDAQGHRFAFDYDPRGELAPRDVVSRAIFNHLEKTALDPVRANVYLDLRAIAPDKVRYRFPNIIQKCQQWGIDVFAEPIPVAPAAHYWMGGVAVDLMAATSVPGLYAIGETASTGVHGANRLASNSLLECIVFAAQLHQLAIEPVRDAPLPTPSEEAVNWEADQEFIESIRQQLPGLMWHSAGISRQQSILEEGIAMVSAWRSQVRESAIGQYLNHLSPNNTVQFTSEAAATQLKLAAETLNLLDIGYWMLKSAAFRTESRGGHYRNDYPQPSADWQVHTLIQGEQVYQR